The DNA segment TCTTCAAGTCGGCCGATCCGGCGGCGCGCGCCAAGGCCACCGTGCAGGCGACCACCCACTTCAAGGACGCCGATATCCTGGCCAAGGTCTCCGAAGACCTGGGCGACGCCATGCCCGGCATCGAGACCTCCAAGCTCAAGGAGTCTGACCTGTTCCAGACCCGCGGCTGGTAGGCGCCCGCGACTGGTAATCGGATGATGGGCATCCCCAACACCGGGGCGCGCGCATGACCATCGGGGTCCTCGCCCTCCAGGGCGACTTCGACCTGCACCGGAAGGCGCTCGCCCGGATCGGCCACGAGTCGGTCGAGGTGAGGCTGCCGCGCCAGCTCGAGCAGGTGGACGGGCTCATCATGCCCGGGGGCGAGAGCACCACGCTGCTCAAGCTTCTCGAGGAATGGGACTTCGTCCCGGCGCTCGGGAAGTTCCACGCCGCGGGCAAGCCCATCTTCGGCACCTGCGCGGGGCTGATTCTCCTCGCGCGCGAGGTCGAGAGCCCGACGCAGCCGTCGCTCGGGCTCATCGACATCACGGCCGAGCGCAACGCCTACGGCCGGCAGAAGGAGAGCTTCGAGACGGAGGGGGAGGCCGACCTGGGGCAGGGGCCTCAGCCGATCAAGATGGTCTTCATCCGGGCGCCCCGTATCCGGCGGATGGGGCCGGCCGTCACGCCGCTGGTGATGCATCAGGGCGAGTGCGTCATGGCACGCCAGGGCACGGTGCTGGTCGCGGCCTTTCATCCAGAGCTGACGGACGACCAGACGGTACACCGCTACTTCGCTTCGATGGTCCGGCAGGCCGCGGGCTAGTCCGGACGCACTAGCACTTCATCATTGACAGCGTCCCGCGACAGAGGGCATAGTCTGGTCCAACCACCGGACCAACACTTCGCCGGCACCGGGCGGCAGGCCCGGCCCAGATCGAGCTCCCAGATCGAGCCCTAGGAGGAGCGATGGCGCACTTCACGTGTGAGGTTGTCTACCGCGGTATCTTCCAGAAGAACCTCGCCGCGCGGATCTGCCGCGGCATCGTTCTCTCGTCGCGCAAGGCCGGCCGGTGGGGCATCGCCTTCGGCCGCTACGGCGACAGCCCCCAGCGCAATGGCATTCCCGCCAAGGACTTCGCCATCGTCGCGGACACGCAGGAAGAGCTCGAGCAGAACATGGCGCGCTACGAGCCCAAGGAGGTCGACGTCACCATCTGTGTGGACGACACGCTGTCGAAAGGCGTCGAGTCGTGGGCGTGGTACGGGCTCCAGCCGATCAACCGCCTGACGGTGCCGAACGGCACCGTGTTGATGACCTCGCTTCAGAGCCCGGCCGACCTTCTCAAGGACATCCACAAGAAGGAGGCGCCCTACAATCTGGCGCTGATCCCCGCCAAGGCGTCCTTCTCCGGCCTGTGGGTCTACAAAGAGG comes from the Candidatus Rokuibacteriota bacterium genome and includes:
- the pdxT gene encoding pyridoxal 5'-phosphate synthase glutaminase subunit PdxT; this encodes MTIGVLALQGDFDLHRKALARIGHESVEVRLPRQLEQVDGLIMPGGESTTLLKLLEEWDFVPALGKFHAAGKPIFGTCAGLILLAREVESPTQPSLGLIDITAERNAYGRQKESFETEGEADLGQGPQPIKMVFIRAPRIRRMGPAVTPLVMHQGECVMARQGTVLVAAFHPELTDDQTVHRYFASMVRQAAG